In Pelecanus crispus isolate bPelCri1 chromosome 13, bPelCri1.pri, whole genome shotgun sequence, the DNA window AAATAACATGCTTCAGGCGCAAAAGCATGGAGAAAAGCAATATGAGAAGGATAGCCAGAAGTGTTAGGAACAATCCCACATACACATAGAGGCTGGAATATTTATCTGCTGTTGTGTCTACTTCTGTAGCCAGAGTTGGAAAGTGGACACGGCCAGTCAGGTTTCCACggaatttgaaataaatctcAGTCATTGCTCTCTGTCAGCTTTGGTCCATTTTCCCTATTTACCTTCAGATTTCCTGTCTTCCCCCATGAGACTCACAAAGGAGGTCAAGAGAGGAAACTTAGGACAGGTGGCACGATGGCTTCAGCAAGAAATGCTCCATCCTCTTGGTCTCAAGGCTGCTGGTTCACACAGTTAAGCAGACTGCATGAGACAGG includes these proteins:
- the SERTM2 gene encoding serine-rich and transmembrane domain-containing 2; translated protein: MTEIYFKFRGNLTGRVHFPTLATEVDTTADKYSSLYVYVGLFLTLLAILLILLFSMLLRLKHVISPITTSPESTENVQQFTDVEMHSRIPTT